One segment of Choristoneura fumiferana chromosome 26, NRCan_CFum_1, whole genome shotgun sequence DNA contains the following:
- the LOC141442572 gene encoding uncharacterized protein yields the protein LIQGINLFLVTFVSCDFLIKVLFDAHKRTHTGEKPFSCDVCESRFSKRSSLARHRRTHTGEKPFSCEVCKSRFSHKSTLDAHKRTHTGEKPFSCDLCKLRFSYSSNLASHRRTHTGEKPFSCDVCKSRFSLKNNLAVHRRTHTGEKPFSCDVCKLRFSDSSNLASHRRTHTARNLFLVTFVSRDFLIKVLLMRINELTQARNLFLATFVSRGFLKEVVWLGIDELTQARNIFLAKFVSRDFLIKVLWMRINELTQAKTFSCDLCKLRFSYSSNLASHRRTHTGEKPFSCDVCESRFSKRSSMARHRRTHTGEKPFSCEVCKSRFSHKSTLDAHKRTHTGEKPFSCDLCKLRFSYSSNLASHRRTHTGEKPFSCDVCKLRFSYSSTLARHRRTHTGEKPFSCDVCE from the coding sequence CTCATACAAGGgataaacctttttcttgtgacgtttgtaagtTGCGATTTTCTCATAAAAGTACTTTTTGATGCGCataaacgaactcacacaggcgagaaacctttttcttgcgacgTTTGTGAGTCGCGGTTTTCTAAAAGAAGTAGTTTGGCTAGgcatagacgaactcacacaggcgagaaacctttttcttgcgaaGTTTGTAAGTCGCGATTTTCTCATAAAAGTACTTTGGATGCGCataaacgaactcacacaggcgagaaacctttttcttgcgatCTTTGTAAGTTGCGGTTTTCTTATAGCAGTAACTTGGCTAGTCatagacgaactcacacaggcgagaaacctttttcttgtgacgtttgtaagtcgcgattttctctgaaaaataatttagcagtgcatagacgaactcacacaggcgagaaacctttttcttgcgatGTTTGTAAGTTGCGGTTTTCTGATAGCAGTAATTTGGCTAGTCatagacgaactcacacagcgagaaacctttttcttgtgacgtttgtaagtcGCGATTTTCTCATAAAAGTACTTTTGATGCGCataaacgaactcacacaggcgagaaacctttttcttgcgacgTTTGTGAGTCGCGGTTTTCTAAAAGAAGTAGTATGGCTAGgcatagacgaactcacacaggcgagaaacatTTTTCTTGCGAAGTTTGTAAGTCGCGATTTTCTCATAAAAGTACTTTGGATGCGCataaacgaactcacacaggcgaaaACCTTTTCTTGCGATCTTTGTAAGTTGCGGTTTTCTTATAGCAGTAATTTGGCTAGTCatagacgaactcacacaggcgagaaacctttttcttgcgacgTTTGTGAGTCGCGGTTTTCTAAAAGAAGTAGTATGGCTAGgcatagacgaactcacacaggcgagaaacctttttcttgcgaaGTTTGTAAGTCGCGATTTTCTCATAAAAGTACTTTGGATGCGCataaacgaactcacacaggcgagaaacctttttcttgcgatCTTTGTAAGTTGCGGTTTTCTTATAGCAGTAATTTGGCTAGTCatagacgaactcacacaggcgagaaacctttttcttgcgatGTTTGTAAGTTGCGGTTTTCTTATAGCAGTACTTTGGCTAGgcatagacgaactcacacaggcgagaaacctttttcttgcgacgTTTGTGAGTAG
- the LOC141442571 gene encoding uncharacterized protein isoform X1 encodes MESAACRRRASDAEQSARWTYSATAECEPVAVKEEPEGGECGVSEAAVAEGLYFGHEVKDEVVIGPETVQQQDVAFSMQNAFYRLEGPCSLKPEGGADDTPDCTHTCLGEGPRCNRSPEQQYRLTSCFVRLERLPVGDLHRGKPCSSMQADPSASALWRSREQGQTRSYNLPTPLACHKQDTLNRTEVDPCQLQPAGGAGAAPECTHTRPGEGPRCNMSHDQQFQLRSCSVRLERILIEDLPTCNTCLVIFDCKSSLKNHNCTHSVEESNICAELATHHLETGSETLSRYSSDDARVFTQETTCSDNISKSQYRNQSVVFLTQTRNHFLVTFVSRGLL; translated from the exons ATGGAGTCAGCCGCCTGCCGCCGTCGTGCTTCCGACGCGGAACAGTCGGCGCGGTGGACATACAGCGCGACTGCGGAGTGCGAGCCTGTGGCGGTGAAGGAGGAGCCCGAGGGGGGCGAGTGCGGCGTGAGCGAGGCGGCCGTGGCAGAAGGCTTGTACTTCGGACACGAGGTCAAGGACGAAGTAGTCATTGGACCTGAAACGGTGCAGCAGCAGGACGTCGCATTTTCAATGCAAA atgCTTTCTATAGACTGGAGGGTCCATGCAGTCTGAAGCCAGAAGGCGGCGCCGACGACACACCCGACTGCACCCACACCTGCCTTGGAGAGGGACCTCGCTGCAACAGGAGCCCCGAGCAGCAGTACAGGCTGACAAGCTGTTTTGTTCGACTGGAGCGACTTCCAGTAGGAGACCTGCACAGAGGCAAGCCTTGCAGCAGCATGCAAGCTGACCCCAGTGCCAGTGCCCTGTGGCGCAGCAGAGAGCAGGGCCAGACACGTTCCTACAACTTGCCAACCCCACTTGCGTGTCACAAACAAG ATACACTGAACAGGACTGAGGTGGACCCGTGCCAGCTGCAGCCAGCGGGCGGAGCCGGGGCCGCGCCCGAGTGCACCCACACCCGCCCCGGGGAGGGACCTCGCTGCAACATGAGCCACGACCAACAGTTCCAGCTTAGGAGCTGCTCTGTGAGGCTCGAGCGCATCCTCATAGAAGACTTGCCCACATGCAACACTTGTCTCGTAATCTTTGACTGTAAATCAAGTCTAAAAAATCATAATTGTACACATTCAGTAGAAGAATCTAATATCTGTGCAGAGTTAGCTACGCATCATTTAGAAACAGGAAGTGAAACATTGTCACGATATTCGTCCGATGATGCGAGGGTTTTCACACAAGAAACAACTTGCTCTGACAATATTTCCAAATCACAGTATCGGAATCAATCTGTTGTGTTTCTCACACAGACGAGAAACCATTTTCTTGTGACATTTGTAAGTCGCGGTTTGCTCTAA
- the LOC141442571 gene encoding uncharacterized protein isoform X2, with product MESAACRRRASDAEQSARWTYSATAECEPVAVKEEPEGGECGVSEAAVAEGLYFGHEVKDEVVIGPETVQQQDVAFSMQNAFYRLEGPCSLKPEGGADDTPDCTHTCLGEGPRCNRSPEQQYRLTSCFVRLERLPVGELHRGKPCSSMQADPSASALQRSREQGQRRSCNLPTPLACHKQDTLNRTEVDPCQLQPAGGAGAAPECTHTRPGEGPRCNMSHDQQFQLRSCSVRLERILIEDLPTCNTCLVIFDCKSSLKNHNCTHSVEESNICAELATHHLETGSETLSRYSSDDARVFTQETTCSDNISKSQYRNQSVVFLTQTRNHFLVTFVSRGLL from the exons ATGGAGTCAGCCGCCTGCCGCCGTCGTGCTTCCGACGCGGAACAGTCGGCGCGGTGGACATACAGCGCGACTGCGGAGTGCGAGCCTGTGGCGGTGAAGGAGGAGCCCGAGGGGGGCGAGTGCGGCGTGAGCGAGGCGGCCGTGGCAGAAGGCTTGTACTTCGGACACGAGGTCAAGGACGAAGTAGTCATTGGACCTGAAACGGTGCAGCAGCAGGACGTCGCATTTTCAATGCAAA atgCTTTCTATAGACTGGAGGGTCCATGCAGTCTGAAGCCAGAAGGCGGTGCCGACGACACACCCGACTGCACCCACACCTGCCTTGGAGAGGGACCTCGCTGCAACAGGAGCCCCGAGCAGCAGTACAGGCTGACAAGCTGTTTTGTTCGACTGGAGCGACTTCCAGTAGGAGAGCTGCACAGAGGCAAGCCTTGCAGCAGCATGCAAGCTGACCCCAGTGCCAGTGCCCTGCAGCGCAGCAGAGAGCAGGGCCAGAGACGTTCCTGCAACTTGCCAACCCCACTTGCGTGTCACAAACAAG ATACACTGAACAGGACTGAGGTGGACCCGTGCCAGCTGCAGCCAGCGGGCGGAGCCGGGGCCGCGCCCGAGTGCACCCACACCCGCCCCGGGGAGGGACCTCGCTGCAACATGAGCCACGACCAACAGTTCCAGCTTAGGAGCTGCTCTGTGAGGCTCGAGCGCATCCTCATAGAAGACTTGCCCACATGCAACACTTGTCTCGTAATCTTTGACTGTAAATCAAGTCTAAAAAATCATAATTGTACACATTCAGTAGAAGAATCTAATATCTGTGCAGAGTTAGCTACGCATCATTTAGAAACAGGAAGTGAAACATTGTCACGATATTCGTCCGATGATGCGAGGGTTTTCACACAAGAAACAACTTGCTCTGACAATATTTCCAAATCACAGTATCGGAATCAATCTGTTGTGTTTCTCACACAGACGAGAAACCATTTTCTTGTGACATTTGTAAGTCGCGGTTTGCTCTAA